A window from gamma proteobacterium SS-5 encodes these proteins:
- a CDS encoding response regulator → MEKTYILYADDEPLNRVLMEDLFSDQEGFELGLADDGDSCLELAAQRAPALILLDVNMPRLDGYSACKALREVPATSQVPIIFVSALTSRDDRLAGYEAGGDDYITKPFDGEEVLRKVMLQVAEYQQRQQSQQALSKAEHYAQGLNHVVDFIRGSFGSQSLEDLCDTAFDCLGRFKLEGSILVNCFEEPMSFFSDGRERPLEQEVLLKLNAKGGILSFGQRYSLNVPQVVSLLVRNLPENLEDANLLSDHLALLLDVLAARLMEMREHKEAISSRLEASAIMQASQTTLENLHQQRNEQLSQSRAIMGNLEQDIENLFFTLGLTENQEEAIKRFIRDSSHRLEELFEEEEKIETQFQQVMSRLINSMTP, encoded by the coding sequence ATGGAAAAGACCTACATTCTCTACGCCGATGACGAGCCCCTCAACCGGGTGCTGATGGAAGACCTGTTCAGCGACCAGGAGGGCTTTGAGCTGGGCCTGGCGGACGACGGCGACAGTTGCCTGGAACTGGCCGCGCAACGCGCCCCGGCGCTGATCCTGCTGGATGTGAACATGCCGCGCCTGGACGGCTACAGCGCCTGCAAGGCCCTGCGCGAGGTACCGGCCACCAGCCAGGTACCAATCATCTTCGTCTCCGCTCTGACCAGCCGGGATGACCGCCTGGCCGGCTACGAGGCCGGTGGCGATGACTACATCACCAAACCCTTCGATGGCGAGGAGGTGCTGCGCAAGGTTATGTTGCAGGTGGCCGAGTATCAGCAGCGCCAACAGTCGCAACAGGCCCTGAGCAAGGCAGAGCACTATGCCCAGGGGCTCAATCATGTGGTGGACTTCATCCGTGGCAGCTTCGGCAGCCAGAGCCTGGAAGACCTCTGCGACACCGCTTTTGACTGCCTGGGCCGGTTCAAGCTGGAGGGCAGCATCCTGGTCAACTGCTTCGAGGAGCCGATGAGCTTTTTCAGCGATGGCCGCGAACGCCCCCTGGAGCAGGAGGTCCTGCTCAAGCTCAATGCCAAGGGTGGCATCCTCAGCTTTGGCCAGCGCTATTCCCTCAACGTGCCCCAGGTAGTCTCCCTGCTGGTGCGCAACCTGCCCGAAAACTTGGAAGACGCCAACCTTCTGTCGGACCACCTGGCCCTGCTGCTGGACGTGCTGGCGGCCCGTCTGATGGAAATGCGCGAGCACAAGGAGGCCATCAGCAGCCGACTGGAGGCCAGCGCCATCATGCAGGCCAGCCAGACCACCCTGGAGAACCTGCACCAGCAGCGCAACGAACAGCTCTCCCAGTCCCGCGCCATTATGGGCAATCTGGAACAGGACATCGAAAACCTGTTCTTCACCCTCGGCCTGACCGAAAACCAGGAAGAGGCAATCAAACGCTTCATCCGCGACAGCAGCCACCGGCTGGAGGAGTTGTTCGAGGAAGAGGAGAAGATCGAGACCCAGTTCCAGCAGGTGATGAGCCGCCTGATCAACTCCATGACCCCCTGA
- a CDS encoding methyl-accepting chemotaxis protein, with translation MKKLTINSGVKIQLIVILLCAIATIYSNWHATDSIEQNNDKLNQKIGPFQIEALNFRFHVVQIQQWLTDISATRGLDGLNDGFDQAASHYETSRQLIARLRELDPGNQSYYGQLGQALDNYYETGKKMAKLYVEQGPAGGNAFMATFDEAAERMTKNVETLLERTDSAKTKTTQLLSQAIDHSRLVVLIGTAALALLSLVGILFVLSALKPLKYLVQRAANIAQGDLQEPREQIRFHAELAQLDAAIGDMRGHLRNSLQEIETGVGSLHQAVASIRTISETSSNIVAEERSQIEQVATAINEMVATVQEISRNTTHTADAAGRADEEVTKGQKVVNETISAIDQLATEVVNGVDAINRLKAESETIGSVLDVIRGIAEQTNLLALNAAIEAARAGEQGRGFAVVADEVRTLASRTAESTNEIQKMIEQLQAGASTAANVMQNGKQRAQATTEYAESAGRSLQDIRKVVSTIHDMTAQIATAAEEQSAVSEEINRNIHAISSAADHSVDVSDQASETGTQLAHQSDQLRTLVGRFKL, from the coding sequence ATGAAAAAACTGACCATCAACAGCGGCGTAAAGATCCAGCTGATCGTGATCCTGCTGTGCGCCATCGCCACCATCTACAGCAACTGGCACGCCACCGACAGCATCGAGCAGAACAACGATAAGCTGAATCAGAAGATCGGCCCATTCCAGATCGAGGCGCTCAACTTCCGCTTTCATGTGGTGCAGATTCAGCAATGGCTCACCGACATCAGCGCCACCCGCGGCCTGGATGGGCTGAACGACGGCTTCGACCAGGCCGCCAGCCATTACGAAACATCCCGCCAACTGATCGCCAGGCTGCGTGAACTGGACCCCGGCAACCAGAGCTACTACGGCCAATTGGGCCAGGCCCTGGATAACTACTACGAAACCGGCAAAAAAATGGCCAAACTCTATGTCGAGCAAGGCCCGGCCGGCGGCAACGCCTTCATGGCCACCTTTGACGAGGCCGCCGAGCGCATGACCAAAAACGTCGAGACCCTGCTGGAGCGCACCGATTCGGCCAAAACCAAGACCACGCAACTACTGTCCCAGGCCATTGACCACTCCCGCCTGGTGGTACTGATCGGCACCGCCGCACTGGCCCTGCTCAGCCTGGTGGGAATCCTGTTCGTGCTCAGCGCCCTCAAGCCCCTGAAATACCTGGTTCAGCGCGCCGCCAATATCGCCCAGGGCGACCTTCAGGAACCCAGGGAGCAGATCCGCTTCCATGCCGAACTGGCGCAACTGGATGCGGCCATCGGCGATATGCGCGGCCATCTGCGCAACTCGCTGCAAGAGATAGAGACCGGCGTGGGCTCCCTGCACCAGGCCGTGGCCAGCATCCGCACGATCTCCGAGACCTCCAGCAACATCGTTGCCGAGGAACGCTCCCAGATCGAACAGGTGGCCACCGCGATCAACGAAATGGTCGCCACGGTACAGGAGATTTCACGCAATACCACCCACACCGCCGATGCCGCCGGCCGCGCCGATGAGGAGGTAACCAAGGGTCAAAAGGTAGTCAACGAGACCATCAGCGCCATCGACCAACTGGCCACCGAGGTGGTCAATGGGGTGGATGCCATCAACCGCCTCAAGGCCGAGAGCGAGACCATAGGCTCGGTGCTCGATGTGATTCGCGGCATCGCCGAGCAGACCAACCTGCTGGCGCTCAATGCCGCCATCGAGGCCGCCCGGGCCGGTGAGCAGGGCCGTGGCTTTGCCGTGGTGGCGGACGAGGTACGCACCCTGGCCTCGCGCACCGCCGAGTCCACCAACGAGATCCAAAAGATGATCGAACAACTCCAGGCCGGGGCCAGCACCGCCGCCAATGTCATGCAAAACGGCAAGCAACGGGCCCAGGCCACCACCGAATACGCCGAAAGCGCCGGCCGCTCCCTGCAGGATATCCGCAAGGTGGTCAGCACCATCCACGACATGACCGCACAGATCGCCACCGCCGCCGAGGAGCAAAGCGCGGTGTCCGAAGAAATCAACCGCAACATCCACGCCATCAGCAGCGCCGCCGATCACTCGGTGGATGTCTCCGACCAGGCCTCGGAAACCGGCACCCAACTGGCCCATCAATCCGACCAACTACGGACCCTGGTGGGGCGGTTTAAGCTGTGA
- a CDS encoding mechanosensitive ion channel: MPESENIVRVFKTLDSATLWELAAIGLLASLFVVLVQRLLPWLANRLPGRKRLYLLALAPFIRLLIILVALSMALPLIIEPTLQNMILVLSSVGLALGFALKDYASSLLAGIVAIGEQNYRAGDWVRLGEHYGEVRHIGMRSVELVTPDDDRVLVPHSLLWSQPVVNANNGNARLQCCSDFYLHPGHDAALARQALEDVALTSAYLALNEPIAVIISEQPWGTHYRLKAYPVDSAQQFRFSTDLCIRGKAALRALGLRFCNLTATSLRPE; this comes from the coding sequence ATGCCAGAATCAGAAAACATAGTCCGGGTATTCAAGACCCTGGACAGCGCCACCCTGTGGGAGTTGGCCGCTATCGGGCTGCTTGCCAGCCTGTTCGTGGTCCTGGTGCAACGCCTGCTCCCCTGGCTGGCAAATCGCCTGCCCGGACGCAAGCGCCTCTATCTGCTGGCCCTGGCCCCCTTCATCCGCTTGCTGATCATCCTTGTCGCCTTGAGCATGGCCCTGCCGCTGATCATAGAGCCCACGCTGCAGAATATGATCCTGGTGCTCAGTTCGGTGGGCCTGGCCCTGGGCTTTGCCCTGAAGGACTACGCCAGCAGCCTGCTGGCCGGCATTGTCGCCATTGGTGAGCAGAATTATCGCGCCGGTGATTGGGTGCGCCTGGGCGAGCACTACGGCGAGGTACGCCATATCGGCATGCGCTCGGTGGAGTTGGTCACCCCGGATGACGACCGGGTGCTGGTCCCGCACAGCCTGCTCTGGTCACAGCCCGTGGTCAACGCCAACAACGGTAACGCCCGCTTGCAGTGCTGTAGCGATTTTTACCTGCATCCCGGGCACGATGCCGCCCTGGCGCGGCAGGCCCTGGAGGATGTCGCCCTTACCAGCGCCTACCTGGCCCTGAATGAGCCCATCGCCGTGATCATCAGCGAACAACCCTGGGGAACCCACTATCGGCTCAAGGCCTACCCAGTGGATTCCGCCCAGCAATTCCGCTTCAGCACGGACCTGTGCATACGCGGCAAGGCCGCCCTCAGGGCGCTGGGGCTGCGCTTTTGCAACCTGACGGCGACCAGCCTCCGGCCTGAGTGA
- a CDS encoding glycosyltransferase yields MRISLLILSRCFGGAERHVLDLARQLRGHGLQVQLIGRHDGWLEPTALVDSGVRVDLLPTLLRGRALRRLLRDFEPQLLHCHLGKAARLSSSARLGLPCIASLHGHYKHKDYRHLHGLICVAPWQRQGIHRDYPGRVALIPNFLHSARPHSQAGQDIRQRLGIPADALVIGSVGRFAPEKGMDLLLQAFAQAQLDNAYLLLLGDGGEMPRLRAMAPPRVVFTGWVADPLPYYAAFDLFASAARAESFGLALLQAMQLALPVIATRTPGPAWLLSQGGGRLTPLEDPQALAEGLRQLAASADLRQQLGEQAIAAASRFSPGQIVPRLIEFYQEVSGQPAPDPTGQNTGLRDRLSP; encoded by the coding sequence ATGCGTATCTCTCTACTGATCCTTTCCCGCTGCTTTGGTGGTGCCGAGCGGCATGTATTGGACCTGGCCCGGCAGTTGCGGGGGCATGGCCTGCAGGTGCAGTTGATTGGCCGCCACGACGGCTGGCTGGAGCCGACCGCACTGGTCGATAGCGGAGTGCGCGTCGATCTGCTGCCGACTCTGCTCAGGGGTCGGGCGCTGCGCCGCCTACTCCGGGATTTTGAGCCACAACTGCTGCACTGCCACCTGGGCAAGGCGGCACGGCTCAGTTCCAGCGCTCGACTCGGGCTGCCCTGCATCGCCAGCCTGCACGGGCACTACAAACACAAGGACTATCGGCATCTGCACGGGCTTATCTGCGTCGCCCCCTGGCAGCGCCAGGGCATCCACCGGGATTACCCTGGCCGGGTGGCGCTGATCCCCAATTTTCTGCACAGCGCCAGGCCGCACAGCCAGGCGGGCCAGGACATCAGGCAGCGCCTGGGCATACCCGCCGATGCCCTGGTCATCGGCAGCGTTGGCCGCTTTGCCCCGGAAAAGGGCATGGATTTGCTGCTCCAGGCCTTTGCCCAGGCCCAGCTGGATAATGCCTACCTGCTGCTGCTGGGTGATGGCGGCGAGATGCCCAGGCTCAGGGCCATGGCCCCGCCCAGGGTGGTCTTTACCGGCTGGGTGGCGGATCCCCTACCCTATTATGCCGCCTTTGATCTGTTTGCCTCCGCCGCCCGGGCCGAGTCCTTTGGCCTGGCCCTGCTGCAGGCCATGCAGCTGGCCCTGCCGGTGATCGCCACGCGCACCCCAGGCCCGGCCTGGCTGCTGTCCCAGGGTGGCGGACGGCTGACCCCGCTGGAAGACCCCCAGGCCCTGGCCGAGGGCCTGCGCCAATTGGCCGCCTCCGCCGACCTGCGCCAGCAGCTGGGTGAGCAGGCCATCGCAGCGGCAAGCCGCTTCAGCCCCGGCCAGATAGTCCCCCGACTGATTGAGTTTTACCAAGAGGTCAGCGGACAGCCTGCGCCGGACCCTACTGGGCAGAACACTGGGCTTAGGGATAGACTAAGCCCATGA
- a CDS encoding methyltransferase domain-containing protein, translating into MNPASPVRPLPDYRSLPEFANRNTHATVERLLQQYLGDLNGKRICDLPCGAGSFSVRLASLGAEPVPVDIMQHEPFYYHADRLQLADADRGIPCADASLDAMVSIEGIEHFENPTQFLRECARVIKADGLVFISTPNVDALRSRKSQFLKGYARFFNPLSLYEKAAGHQCPIDMVFFHGAARRAGLEVVDMAVNRPGRPWLARLLVPLFSRKLPEPMRGVIPLFGDVIIYVLRHKGRTEA; encoded by the coding sequence ATGAACCCAGCAAGTCCTGTCCGGCCCCTGCCGGACTACCGCAGCCTGCCCGAGTTCGCCAACCGCAACACCCATGCCACGGTGGAGCGCCTGCTGCAACAGTATCTGGGTGATCTCAACGGCAAGAGAATCTGTGATCTGCCCTGTGGAGCCGGATCCTTCTCGGTACGCCTGGCCAGCCTGGGGGCCGAGCCCGTCCCGGTGGATATCATGCAGCATGAGCCTTTCTACTATCATGCCGACCGGCTGCAGCTGGCGGATGCCGACCGGGGCATCCCCTGCGCCGATGCCAGCCTGGATGCCATGGTCTCCATCGAAGGCATAGAGCATTTCGAGAACCCCACCCAGTTTCTGCGCGAATGCGCCCGGGTGATCAAGGCCGATGGGCTGGTCTTCATCAGTACCCCCAACGTGGATGCTCTGCGCTCACGCAAAAGTCAGTTTCTCAAGGGCTATGCCCGCTTCTTCAACCCCCTGTCCCTGTATGAAAAGGCGGCAGGGCACCAGTGCCCGATCGACATGGTGTTCTTCCATGGCGCGGCACGCAGGGCCGGTCTGGAGGTGGTGGACATGGCGGTGAATCGCCCCGGCAGGCCCTGGCTGGCGCGGTTGTTGGTACCCCTGTTCAGCCGCAAGCTGCCCGAGCCGATGCGCGGCGTGATCCCGCTGTTTGGCGATGTAATCATCTATGTGTTGCGCCATAAGGGGCGCACTGAGGCATAA
- a CDS encoding class I SAM-dependent methyltransferase — MPSFLKKLSRRLRHPFNSRYAFARLRAYHTQPRSLEQVVDWAMNFGGGGYMRVKTMQKPAEITALAQAVQALQPRLILEIGTASGGTALIWSYLASEALISCDIKDMTPQRPLFSRFPPPGSQCQVSLLSGNSHEPGFRAQVEAVLDGRPVDFLFIDGDHTEAGVTADYRDYKHLVRPGGLIAFHDICEKQPLASNQVQYLWRRLKPLAEVEEFIHDPQQSGFGIGILRVPDEGAPDL, encoded by the coding sequence ATGCCGTCCTTCTTGAAAAAACTCAGCCGACGTCTGCGCCACCCCTTTAACAGCAGATACGCCTTTGCCCGTCTGCGTGCATACCATACCCAACCGCGTAGCCTGGAGCAGGTGGTGGACTGGGCGATGAACTTTGGTGGTGGCGGTTACATGCGCGTCAAGACCATGCAAAAACCCGCCGAGATCACCGCCCTGGCCCAGGCGGTACAGGCGCTCCAGCCGCGCCTGATCCTGGAGATAGGCACCGCCAGCGGCGGCACCGCACTGATCTGGTCCTATCTCGCCAGCGAGGCGCTGATCAGCTGTGATATCAAGGACATGACCCCGCAGCGCCCGCTGTTCTCGCGCTTTCCCCCGCCCGGTTCCCAGTGTCAGGTCAGCCTGCTCAGCGGTAATTCCCACGAGCCCGGTTTCAGGGCCCAGGTGGAGGCGGTTCTGGACGGGCGTCCGGTGGATTTCCTGTTCATCGATGGCGACCACACCGAGGCCGGCGTGACGGCGGATTATCGGGATTACAAGCACCTGGTGCGCCCCGGCGGGCTGATCGCCTTTCACGATATCTGTGAAAAACAGCCCCTGGCGAGCAATCAGGTACAGTACCTGTGGCGGCGGCTCAAACCCCTGGCCGAGGTGGAGGAGTTTATCCACGACCCCCAGCAGTCCGGCTTTGGCATCGGCATTCTGCGCGTGCCTGATGAGGGAGCCCCGGATCTATGA
- a CDS encoding glycosyltransferase, translating into MPSVLWWGRFDPEYARNRILRRLLNELGWQVRDFRPPISALADWQARLTGIPRPDLLWVPCFRQRDLAAARRWAHRQGLPLIFDPLISAYDKQVFERAKFAADSQAARHLLRWEQGLFQAADLLLADTQAHGDYFVETFALAADRLRVVAVGAEEDVFLPQPLPEANKPMREALFYGSFIELQGPEVIVEAARRCADPSIRWTLLGQGPLLARCQQLAQGLDNLRFEPPLAYAQLAQRIGQADVLLGVFSPGEKAGRVIPNKVYQALACGRPVVTREAPVYQGIAPDAPGLVRIPPSSSLLLSEAVQLLCMNGQRLQKAAQNAHALYKMHFSQGLIRAQLSHALDAIQEFRCRPS; encoded by the coding sequence ATGCCCAGTGTGCTCTGGTGGGGCCGCTTTGACCCCGAGTATGCGCGCAATCGCATCCTGCGTCGGCTGCTGAACGAGCTGGGCTGGCAGGTACGCGACTTTCGACCGCCTATCAGCGCCCTGGCCGATTGGCAGGCGCGCCTGACGGGCATCCCCCGGCCCGATCTGCTCTGGGTGCCCTGTTTCCGCCAGCGCGACCTGGCCGCAGCCCGGCGCTGGGCCCATCGGCAGGGCCTGCCGCTCATCTTCGATCCGCTCATATCGGCCTATGACAAGCAGGTATTCGAGCGGGCCAAGTTCGCCGCTGACAGCCAGGCGGCCAGGCACCTGCTCCGCTGGGAACAGGGCCTGTTCCAGGCCGCCGACCTGCTGCTGGCCGATACCCAGGCCCATGGGGACTACTTTGTCGAAACCTTTGCCCTGGCCGCCGACCGACTCAGGGTTGTGGCGGTTGGCGCCGAGGAGGATGTTTTTTTGCCTCAGCCCCTGCCGGAGGCAAACAAGCCCATGCGCGAGGCGCTGTTTTACGGCAGCTTTATCGAACTGCAGGGGCCTGAGGTGATCGTCGAGGCGGCTCGACGCTGCGCCGATCCTTCCATCCGCTGGACCCTGCTCGGCCAGGGGCCGCTGTTGGCCCGCTGCCAGCAGCTGGCCCAGGGCCTGGATAATCTGCGCTTCGAGCCGCCCCTGGCCTACGCCCAGCTGGCCCAGCGCATAGGCCAGGCCGATGTCCTGCTTGGGGTGTTTTCACCGGGAGAGAAGGCCGGGCGGGTAATCCCCAATAAGGTCTATCAGGCCCTGGCCTGTGGCCGACCTGTGGTGACCCGCGAGGCCCCTGTATATCAAGGGATTGCCCCGGATGCGCCGGGGCTGGTGCGCATCCCGCCCTCCAGTTCCCTGCTATTGAGCGAGGCGGTACAACTACTTTGCATGAACGGCCAGCGCCTGCAGAAGGCGGCGCAAAATGCCCATGCCCTGTATAAAATGCACTTCAGCCAAGGGCTGATCCGTGCCCAACTGAGCCATGCGCTCGACGCTATCCAGGAATTCCGATGCCGTCCTTCTTGA
- a CDS encoding glycosyltransferase family 2 protein: MKHLPLSVFIIAQNEADRIPLCIQAVRDWVDEVIVVDSGSTDDTPAVSEALRARVLFHAWAGYGPQKCFAEAQCRNDWVLNLDADEEVSAELAAEIQDLFQGAGPEVVAYRIPVLPLYPFQNKGHPWTAFHHPVRLYRRDCAGFKAERVHDSVRVHQGQIGDLRGLLIHRSFRSLSHHIDKVNSYSSAQAEVLLAKGRRPSLLALLLIPLLAFFKQYLLRREFVNGVDGIVVSHMYAFQRFIRLAKLRELHRLRKKG; the protein is encoded by the coding sequence ATGAAACACTTACCTCTATCCGTGTTCATCATCGCCCAGAACGAGGCCGACCGTATCCCGCTTTGTATCCAGGCGGTGCGTGATTGGGTGGATGAGGTGATTGTGGTGGATTCCGGCAGTACGGACGACACCCCAGCGGTGAGCGAGGCCCTGAGGGCGCGGGTGCTGTTCCATGCCTGGGCGGGCTATGGGCCGCAGAAGTGTTTCGCCGAGGCCCAGTGCCGTAACGACTGGGTGCTGAACCTGGATGCCGATGAGGAGGTCTCCGCCGAACTGGCGGCCGAGATCCAGGACCTGTTCCAGGGCGCAGGCCCCGAGGTCGTGGCCTATCGCATCCCGGTGCTGCCGCTCTATCCCTTTCAGAACAAGGGTCATCCCTGGACCGCCTTTCACCATCCGGTACGGCTGTATCGACGCGACTGCGCCGGCTTCAAGGCCGAACGGGTACATGACTCGGTGCGGGTGCATCAGGGCCAAATCGGTGACCTGCGCGGCCTGTTGATCCACCGCTCCTTCCGTTCCCTGAGTCATCACATCGACAAGGTCAACAGCTACTCCAGCGCCCAGGCCGAGGTGCTGCTGGCCAAGGGGCGCAGACCCAGCCTGCTGGCCCTGCTGCTGATTCCACTGCTGGCCTTTTTTAAGCAATATCTGTTACGACGGGAGTTCGTCAACGGCGTCGATGGCATTGTGGTCAGTCACATGTACGCCTTTCAGCGCTTCATTCGTCTGGCCAAGCTACGCGAGCTGCACCGCTTGCGAAAGAAGGGCTGA
- a CDS encoding O-antigen ligase family protein encodes MPEISLPLISRFLGLMLLAWQPFFSGPRLPSLLLCCIGLWLLARRQVDFSRGGEQRLGLAFVLLLVPVLISLPGSFDLKGSLLVVLGLSIFFCVGLALLAGLRRPQDLAWLNRWLLVVVLAWVLDGFVQLALGVDLLGHPILADGRILGPFQDNLRLGLFVTLLMPLVLWDLTRRRPLLSLLLILAIGVIAALSGARTNLYFLLLGLALLLPLFSWRYRLSLALGLVLVLLAGFALSPVMNERMDRFTAMAQGSEHGLFQRLDHVLSGRMSIWNTGLRMARQRPLTGVGAGAFEEAYPHFAPEDDLFLKHRPYHAHNMYVSVLAESGLPGLLALLLLAGLILRWMLQAPPVARARAAPYAASLAVIAFPVSSQPVLFSMWWFPLPLLLLTGLLAALQQGKESPGPA; translated from the coding sequence ATGCCTGAGATAAGCCTACCCCTGATCAGCCGCTTTCTCGGCCTCATGCTGCTGGCCTGGCAGCCCTTTTTCAGCGGCCCCCGCCTGCCCAGCCTGCTGCTATGCTGCATCGGGCTTTGGCTGCTGGCGCGGCGTCAGGTGGATTTCTCTCGCGGCGGGGAGCAGCGCCTGGGCCTGGCCTTTGTGCTGCTGCTGGTGCCGGTGCTGATCTCCCTGCCCGGCTCTTTCGATCTCAAGGGCAGCCTGCTGGTGGTGCTTGGACTATCGATCTTCTTCTGCGTTGGCCTGGCCCTGCTAGCGGGCCTGCGGCGGCCACAGGATCTGGCCTGGCTGAACCGCTGGCTGCTGGTGGTGGTGCTGGCCTGGGTACTGGATGGCTTTGTCCAGCTGGCCCTGGGGGTGGACCTGCTGGGCCATCCGATCCTGGCCGATGGGCGTATCTTGGGGCCTTTTCAGGATAATCTGCGGCTGGGGCTGTTTGTTACTCTGCTCATGCCCCTGGTACTCTGGGATCTGACCCGGCGGCGGCCCCTGCTCAGCCTGCTGCTGATCCTGGCCATTGGCGTCATCGCCGCCCTGTCTGGCGCCCGCACCAATCTCTATTTCCTGCTGCTGGGACTGGCCCTGCTGCTGCCCTTGTTCAGCTGGAGGTATCGCTTGTCCCTGGCCCTGGGCCTGGTGCTGGTGCTGCTAGCCGGGTTTGCCCTGTCGCCGGTGATGAATGAGCGCATGGATCGCTTCACGGCCATGGCCCAAGGCTCCGAGCATGGCCTGTTCCAGCGCCTGGACCATGTGCTGTCTGGCCGCATGAGCATCTGGAATACGGGCCTGCGCATGGCCCGGCAGCGGCCCCTGACCGGGGTGGGCGCGGGGGCCTTTGAGGAGGCCTATCCCCATTTTGCCCCGGAGGACGACCTATTCCTCAAGCACAGGCCCTATCATGCCCATAATATGTACGTCTCGGTGCTGGCCGAATCCGGCCTGCCCGGCCTGTTGGCCCTGCTCCTGCTGGCTGGGCTGATCCTGCGCTGGATGCTACAGGCCCCGCCAGTGGCCCGCGCCCGGGCCGCGCCCTATGCCGCCTCCTTGGCGGTGATCGCCTTTCCCGTCAGCTCCCAACCAGTGCTGTTCAGCATGTGGTGGTTTCCCCTGCCGCTGTTACTGCTGACTGGGCTGCTGGCTGCCCTGCAACAGGGTAAAGAGAGCCCCGGCCCCGCATGA